One genomic segment of Candidatus Thermodiscus eudorianus includes these proteins:
- a CDS encoding DNA-directed RNA polymerase, whose amino-acid sequence MYVEVEAEEWIGLLTSPDEDVDKAALAHLREQLEGKLDQELGGIIIAVLDARVVSEGVLLPLPGDAQVYYVVRYRMLVFKPILLEVVRGIVREAREIGIFVDLGPLDGFVFRNQIMDEPVEFLPERRAFRGVQSHRIVEINDIVRARITQIGKDRRGYGIRIGLTMRQPYLGKEEWIKGGA is encoded by the coding sequence TTGTACGTTGAAGTGGAAGCCGAAGAGTGGATAGGACTGCTTACCAGTCCAGACGAGGACGTCGACAAGGCGGCATTGGCGCATCTGAGAGAGCAGCTCGAAGGTAAACTGGATCAAGAGCTTGGGGGAATTATAATAGCCGTCTTGGATGCGCGGGTTGTGAGCGAAGGCGTTCTCCTGCCTCTGCCAGGTGACGCCCAAGTGTACTATGTCGTTAGGTATCGGATGCTGGTCTTTAAGCCTATTCTACTGGAAGTGGTTCGTGGCATTGTTAGAGAGGCGAGGGAGATAGGCATATTCGTCGACCTCGGGCCCCTAGACGGGTTCGTCTTTAGGAATCAGATCATGGATGAACCAGTCGAGTTCCTCCCCGAGAGAAGGGCTTTCAGGGGCGTGCAGTCCCACCGTATAGTAGAGATCAACGACATAGTTAGGGCACGTATAACACAGATAGGCAAGGACAGGCGAGGATACGGTATCAGGATTGGTCTAACCATGAGACAACCCTATCTCGGGAAGGAAGAGTGGATAAAGGGTGGAGCATAG
- the infB gene encoding translation initiation factor IF-2 has protein sequence MEARSETTKGPRLRQPIVTVLGHVDHGKTSLLDKIRKTAVAAREAGGITQHIGASFVPAEVIEKIAEPLKKVIPVKLIIPGLLFIDTPGHELFSNLRRRGGSVADFAIVVIDIMEGFQPQTYEAVELLKERRVPFLVAANKIDRIPGWEPHPGEPFIFTIKKQKPEVQSLLEEKVYEIVGKLYELGLPAELFTRIKDFTKAIAVVPVSARTGEGIPELLAVLAGLTQQYLQRKLRYAEGPAKGVVLEVKDHPGLGKTLDAVIYEGVIRVGDTIVLGGRNGPIKTTVRALLMPKPLQDIRAREARFTNVNEVYAAAGVRIAAPGLDEALAGSPLYVAASESDVEKLMNEVRRELEEIRIRTDKVGVVVKADTLGTLEALVAALKRRNIPVRIADIGPVSKIDVIDASITRKEDPYLGVILAFNVKILPEALEEAKRLEVKIFQDNVIYRLLEEYEKWVVEEKERERARKLAELVRPGRFRILPGFVFRRSDPAIVGVKVEAGIIKPGYPVMDEKGRPLGRILAIRDRDRSLPEARLGMEVAVSIQGRILIGRHVDEGDILYTNIPAEHARRLVTEFRDLLSKDELSVLKEIAEIKKKAGDTAYAGVLMKLKAMKA, from the coding sequence ATGGAGGCTAGAAGCGAGACAACGAAGGGGCCTAGGCTGAGGCAGCCAATAGTAACGGTGCTAGGCCATGTGGACCACGGCAAGACTAGTTTACTCGACAAGATCAGGAAGACGGCTGTAGCTGCGAGGGAGGCTGGCGGGATAACACAGCATATTGGGGCTAGCTTCGTCCCAGCCGAGGTCATCGAGAAGATAGCCGAGCCCCTGAAAAAAGTCATCCCAGTTAAACTAATCATACCAGGGCTCCTATTCATCGACACGCCAGGCCACGAACTCTTCTCAAACCTGAGACGCCGTGGAGGCAGCGTCGCCGACTTTGCAATAGTAGTCATAGACATAATGGAGGGCTTCCAACCTCAGACTTATGAGGCGGTCGAGCTTCTCAAGGAGAGAAGGGTGCCCTTCCTGGTAGCAGCCAACAAGATAGACCGCATACCAGGGTGGGAACCCCACCCAGGCGAGCCCTTCATATTCACTATCAAGAAGCAGAAGCCAGAGGTTCAGAGCCTGCTGGAGGAGAAGGTCTACGAGATCGTGGGTAAGCTCTACGAGCTCGGGTTGCCGGCGGAGCTCTTCACACGGATAAAAGACTTCACCAAGGCTATAGCCGTAGTCCCAGTGTCGGCCAGGACGGGAGAGGGGATACCAGAGCTCCTGGCAGTCCTCGCTGGACTGACACAGCAATACCTGCAGAGGAAGCTTAGATACGCTGAGGGACCCGCTAAGGGGGTTGTTCTTGAGGTAAAGGATCACCCGGGCCTTGGAAAGACCCTCGATGCAGTGATTTACGAGGGAGTTATTCGTGTGGGCGATACAATCGTGCTGGGTGGAAGGAATGGCCCGATCAAGACTACGGTTAGAGCGTTGCTCATGCCAAAGCCTCTCCAGGACATACGCGCTAGGGAAGCAAGGTTCACGAATGTCAACGAGGTCTACGCAGCGGCTGGCGTGAGAATTGCCGCTCCAGGACTCGATGAAGCTCTAGCCGGTTCACCCTTGTACGTTGCTGCTTCGGAGTCTGATGTAGAGAAGCTGATGAATGAGGTGAGACGGGAGCTTGAGGAGATCCGGATAAGGACCGATAAAGTGGGCGTGGTGGTTAAAGCCGACACGCTCGGGACGTTGGAGGCCCTTGTAGCTGCCCTCAAGAGGAGGAATATACCCGTTAGGATAGCTGATATAGGCCCAGTATCTAAGATCGACGTCATTGATGCCTCGATAACCAGGAAGGAGGACCCCTATCTAGGAGTCATACTGGCTTTCAACGTAAAGATTCTCCCTGAAGCGCTGGAAGAGGCTAAGAGGCTAGAGGTCAAGATCTTCCAGGACAATGTAATCTACAGGCTACTAGAGGAATACGAGAAGTGGGTCGTGGAGGAGAAGGAGAGGGAGCGGGCAAGGAAGCTGGCAGAACTAGTCAGGCCTGGAAGGTTTAGGATCCTGCCTGGATTCGTGTTTAGAAGGAGCGATCCAGCCATTGTGGGGGTAAAGGTGGAGGCCGGCATAATAAAGCCTGGCTATCCGGTTATGGATGAGAAAGGTAGACCCCTAGGCAGGATACTTGCTATCAGGGATCGCGATAGGAGCCTGCCAGAGGCTAGGTTGGGAATGGAGGTGGCTGTTTCGATCCAGGGGAGGATATTGATCGGCCGTCACGTCGATGAAGGGGATATATTGTATACTAACATTCCCGCGGAGCATGCAAGGAGGCTGGTAACCGAGTTTAGGGATCTACTCTCTAAGGACGAGCTTAGTGTATTGAAGGAGATCGCCGAGATTAAGAAGAAAGCGGGAGATACCGCATATGCTGGGGTGTTGATGAAGCTGAAGGCCATGAAGGCCTAG
- a CDS encoding DNA-directed RNA polymerase, subunit E'', whose product MARGRAPSKKPKLKACKKCGALVTGETNVCPVCGSTEFTTNWEGMIVIINPETSELAKELDINSPGIFAIRVAGRVVKRREA is encoded by the coding sequence GTGGCCAGGGGTAGGGCTCCCAGCAAGAAGCCAAAACTCAAGGCTTGCAAAAAATGTGGTGCGCTGGTCACGGGAGAGACGAATGTATGTCCTGTATGCGGCTCGACCGAGTTCACGACAAACTGGGAGGGGATGATCGTGATTATAAACCCTGAAACCTCCGAGCTAGCTAAAGAACTAGATATAAACAGTCCTGGGATCTTCGCTATAAGGGTTGCAGGGAGAGTTGTCAAGAGAAGGGAGGCATAA
- a CDS encoding 30S ribosomal protein S27ae, with protein sequence MGKRKVQVWKLYEVDYDNWTIKRKNKKCPRCGSFMAHHTKPVERWHCGNCGYTEFVGRKR encoded by the coding sequence ATGGGCAAGAGGAAGGTACAGGTATGGAAGCTCTATGAAGTCGACTATGACAACTGGACCATAAAGAGGAAGAATAAGAAGTGCCCCAGGTGTGGCAGCTTCATGGCACACCATACCAAGCCTGTGGAGAGGTGGCACTGTGGCAACTGTGGCTACACGGAATTCGTTGGAAGGAAGAGATGA
- a CDS encoding 30S ribosomal protein S6e has protein sequence MAEEAPPLRVVISDPKGGRKILKVKVKGIEDEQLELKPEMRREKEKGRVRKERLVLPPAKLNSKLAKELELDEIGVLTLRFKTEDGRVNETFKVIIDDNVPDGEVHVNLELLGELAGNMEADAEAFRAKAWQIAIPQKQVEKLAGLEIGDIFEGTIVGLPGVRLKIRGGSDATGFPMHPGVPGSAKRKILLSGPPGFKPREKGERRRKTVRGRMIPDPRGERRKTVLAQLNVAIHYETSS, from the coding sequence ATGGCTGAAGAGGCACCCCCACTTAGAGTAGTGATCTCGGACCCGAAAGGTGGGAGGAAGATACTCAAGGTTAAGGTGAAGGGTATAGAGGACGAACAACTCGAACTTAAACCAGAGATGAGAAGGGAGAAGGAGAAGGGCAGGGTTAGAAAGGAGAGGCTAGTACTCCCTCCTGCAAAGCTCAATTCCAAGCTAGCTAAGGAGCTTGAGCTAGACGAGATAGGCGTGTTAACGCTTAGATTCAAGACCGAGGATGGAAGAGTCAACGAAACCTTCAAGGTTATAATAGACGATAACGTGCCCGACGGCGAAGTACACGTCAATCTGGAGCTCCTGGGGGAGCTTGCAGGAAACATGGAAGCCGATGCAGAGGCCTTCAGGGCTAAGGCATGGCAGATCGCCATCCCCCAGAAGCAAGTCGAGAAACTAGCCGGGCTCGAAATAGGCGACATCTTCGAGGGCACTATCGTGGGCCTACCTGGTGTAAGACTAAAGATTAGGGGAGGAAGCGACGCAACCGGGTTCCCCATGCATCCTGGAGTCCCAGGCTCTGCCAAGAGGAAAATACTACTATCGGGGCCCCCAGGCTTTAAGCCCAGGGAGAAGGGGGAGAGGAGGAGGAAGACCGTCAGGGGCAGGATGATCCCGGACCCGAGGGGAGAAAGGAGGAAGACCGTGCTGGCGCAGTTAAACGTCGCCATACATTACGAGACTAGCAGCTAA
- a CDS encoding 30S ribosomal protein S24e — protein sequence MSGQLTRIDLGDGVWAEILEDKYNPLIKRRELKLLVHHEHQSTPMRINVRLSIAEKLGVDIQRVYVRSIESEYGIGLSKAEVHIYDSLERALQFEPQYIIDRNGGVNPFEEE from the coding sequence ATGAGTGGGCAACTGACGCGCATCGACCTGGGCGACGGGGTGTGGGCTGAGATACTTGAGGATAAATACAATCCTCTAATCAAGAGGAGGGAGCTCAAACTCCTGGTACACCATGAACACCAGTCGACTCCCATGAGGATAAACGTACGGTTGTCGATCGCCGAGAAGCTGGGAGTCGATATACAGAGAGTCTACGTTAGAAGTATTGAATCCGAGTACGGCATTGGCTTGTCGAAAGCCGAGGTCCACATATATGACTCCCTTGAACGAGCACTCCAGTTCGAGCCGCAATACATTATAGACCGGAATGGCGGTGTGAATCCCTTTGAGGAGGAGTAA
- a CDS encoding PIN domain-containing protein, translated as MVDTNILIGLASGLITQYLIGEALETLYILGVPGSVVRELERLAESSPSLKTRKLARRALDILASNKLQHIVLETMDAGDVDDEILLTAVELKNKGYRIVVATNDKGLRKRLRSHGIPTLYYRETEGLMEVEWLPP; from the coding sequence ATGGTAGATACGAACATCCTAATCGGTCTCGCCTCGGGCCTAATTACACAATACCTTATAGGAGAGGCGCTTGAAACCCTCTACATTCTAGGTGTGCCTGGTTCTGTTGTAAGGGAGTTGGAGCGCCTGGCCGAATCCTCTCCGTCGCTAAAGACTAGGAAGCTAGCTAGGAGGGCTCTAGACATATTGGCAAGCAACAAGTTACAACATATAGTCTTGGAAACCATGGACGCAGGTGACGTTGACGACGAGATCCTACTAACAGCCGTCGAATTAAAGAATAAGGGCTATAGGATAGTAGTCGCAACTAACGATAAGGGCTTGAGGAAGAGGCTTAGGAGCCATGGCATACCAACGCTCTATTATAGAGAGACCGAGGGTCTAATGGAGGTCGAATGGCTACCCCCGTAA
- the ndk gene encoding nucleoside-diphosphate kinase gives MAVEKTLVLVKPDGVKRGLIGEVISRFERKGLKIRALKMLWMTREQAQEFYSVHRDKPFYNDLVDFITSGPIVAMVLEGDEAISVVRLMIGATDGRKASPGTIRGDYALSIQNNIVHASDSKESFDREFPVVFKSEEVVPEY, from the coding sequence ATGGCTGTCGAGAAGACTCTAGTGCTAGTTAAGCCCGACGGCGTGAAGAGGGGGCTAATCGGTGAAGTGATTTCTAGATTCGAGCGTAAGGGGTTAAAGATAAGGGCTCTGAAAATGCTGTGGATGACCCGGGAACAAGCACAGGAGTTCTACAGCGTACACAGAGACAAGCCGTTCTACAACGATCTCGTGGACTTCATAACCAGCGGCCCTATCGTTGCCATGGTGCTCGAAGGCGATGAAGCTATCAGCGTCGTCAGGCTAATGATAGGAGCGACTGACGGTAGAAAAGCCTCTCCAGGCACAATTAGAGGCGACTACGCTCTATCGATCCAGAACAACATAGTCCATGCCAGCGATAGCAAGGAGAGCTTCGACAGGGAGTTTCCAGTCGTTTTCAAGAGTGAGGAAGTAGTCCCCGAGTACTAG
- a CDS encoding 50S ribosomal protein L24e, which produces MPKLRTCDYCGRPIEPGTGIMFVTKRGQVLWFCSSKCYKSFLKLRRRPDRLEWIRKMKKKLA; this is translated from the coding sequence ATGCCGAAACTGAGAACCTGCGATTACTGCGGCAGGCCCATCGAGCCAGGCACAGGGATAATGTTCGTTACCAAGAGAGGGCAGGTATTATGGTTCTGCAGCAGCAAGTGTTACAAGAGCTTCCTAAAGCTGAGACGAAGACCCGACAGGCTCGAATGGATTAGGAAGATGAAGAAGAAACTAGCCTAG
- the kae1 gene encoding N(6)-L-threonylcarbamoyladenine synthase Kae1, with the protein MEGRDDDAIVLGIESTAHTFGVGIVASKPPYILSDVRRNYKPKSGGILPREVAQFFSTVAGEAVRTALEEAGVTMRDVDAIAVALGPGMGPALRVGATVARALASKYSKPLVPVNHGVAHIEIARFLTGLRDPLALYVSGGTTMVVSYLDGRYRVFGETLDIALGNLLDTFAREIGIAPPYVVQGRHAVDVCAEKGGFIEDLPYVVKGQDVSFSGLLTAAIRAVERGLDKADVCYTLREISYSSVIEVAERGLAHTGKGEFVLTGGVAASALLNEKASKMTILHEVKFRRIPPRYAGDNGVMIALTGLLAYKSGIRPLRPVDAVVRQRWRLDRVDVPWYPMTLGGY; encoded by the coding sequence TTGGAAGGAAGAGATGACGACGCTATAGTTCTAGGGATCGAATCAACCGCCCACACCTTCGGCGTAGGTATTGTAGCCAGCAAGCCCCCATACATCCTCTCGGATGTACGGAGGAACTATAAACCCAAGTCGGGGGGCATCCTGCCCCGAGAGGTAGCTCAGTTCTTCTCTACAGTAGCCGGCGAAGCTGTTAGAACAGCTCTGGAAGAGGCTGGGGTGACAATGAGAGACGTCGATGCCATAGCCGTAGCCCTGGGCCCCGGAATGGGGCCCGCTCTACGTGTGGGAGCTACCGTGGCCAGAGCACTCGCCTCTAAATACTCGAAGCCCTTGGTGCCGGTCAACCACGGGGTCGCTCATATCGAGATAGCACGCTTCCTGACCGGGTTGAGGGACCCCCTAGCCCTCTATGTATCGGGAGGAACCACTATGGTGGTAAGCTACCTTGATGGGAGATACAGGGTGTTCGGTGAAACGCTCGACATCGCGCTGGGAAACCTCCTTGACACCTTTGCCCGGGAGATAGGCATTGCCCCGCCATACGTGGTCCAGGGACGGCACGCGGTCGATGTATGCGCAGAAAAAGGCGGCTTCATAGAGGATCTTCCATACGTTGTGAAGGGACAGGACGTGTCTTTTTCTGGACTTCTCACCGCTGCCATAAGAGCCGTTGAGAGGGGGTTAGACAAAGCCGATGTATGCTATACTCTACGGGAGATCTCGTATTCAAGCGTCATTGAAGTGGCCGAACGGGGCCTGGCTCATACCGGTAAGGGCGAGTTCGTTCTAACAGGCGGTGTAGCCGCTAGTGCATTGCTAAACGAGAAAGCCAGTAAGATGACCATCCTCCACGAGGTCAAGTTCCGCCGGATCCCTCCACGCTATGCGGGCGATAATGGCGTCATGATAGCGTTAACAGGGCTTCTAGCCTACAAGTCAGGGATTAGGCCGCTCAGGCCGGTCGACGCGGTAGTAAGACAGCGGTGGAGGCTTGATAGGGTGGATGTGCCTTGGTACCCTATGACCCTAGGAGGGTATTAG
- the eif2g gene encoding translation initiation factor IF-2 subunit gamma — translation MSTENERQPEVNIGVVGHVDHGKTTLVQALTGIWTMRHSEEIRRGMTIKLGYADGEIWECSGCSFPDKYSPEPVCECDPNANPVLKRRVSYVDAPGHEILMATMLSGAALMDGAILVVAANEPCPQPQTREHLVALEIIGVDKIIIVQNKVDVVSPERARESYNEIKRFIDGTIAEGAPIIPVSALKRANIDAVLAAIETYIPTPERELDKPPLMFIARSFDVNKPGTPPEQLVGGVIGGGITHGVFKVGDEIEILPGIPVRKPGGRMVYEPLYSTITSLKFGRVSVEEAKPGGLVAIGTELDPSVTKADNLVGNAVGKPGKLPPVLDTIRVEYRLLDRVVGLKEEVKVEPLRKGEMLMITVGTAITLGVLQSVTKDYFEAKLRRPVVAWDGARVAFSRRIHGRWRLIGWGFARE, via the coding sequence ATGAGCACAGAGAACGAGAGACAGCCTGAGGTAAACATAGGAGTAGTCGGCCATGTGGATCACGGCAAGACCACGCTAGTTCAAGCGCTTACCGGTATATGGACCATGAGGCATAGCGAGGAGATTCGAAGGGGTATGACGATTAAACTGGGATATGCCGACGGCGAGATATGGGAGTGCAGTGGGTGTAGTTTCCCGGATAAATACTCTCCGGAGCCAGTCTGCGAGTGCGATCCAAACGCTAATCCCGTGCTGAAGCGCCGGGTGTCCTATGTAGACGCTCCAGGCCACGAGATACTCATGGCTACCATGTTATCGGGAGCCGCCCTGATGGACGGCGCTATACTAGTTGTAGCGGCTAATGAGCCATGCCCGCAGCCACAGACTAGGGAGCATCTAGTGGCTCTCGAAATCATAGGCGTTGACAAGATAATTATAGTACAGAATAAGGTCGATGTTGTAAGCCCCGAGCGCGCGAGAGAGAGCTATAACGAGATAAAACGCTTTATAGACGGCACGATAGCCGAGGGAGCTCCTATTATACCTGTGAGTGCGTTGAAGAGGGCTAACATAGACGCGGTGCTAGCGGCGATAGAGACGTATATACCGACGCCAGAGAGGGAGCTCGATAAGCCGCCACTGATGTTCATAGCCAGGAGCTTCGACGTGAATAAGCCTGGAACCCCTCCAGAACAACTGGTCGGCGGTGTCATAGGTGGAGGGATAACGCACGGTGTCTTCAAGGTCGGCGACGAGATCGAGATACTGCCGGGTATCCCAGTTAGGAAACCCGGCGGCAGAATGGTCTATGAACCGCTCTACTCTACTATAACAAGCCTGAAGTTCGGCAGAGTGAGTGTCGAGGAGGCCAAACCTGGAGGGTTAGTTGCTATTGGAACGGAGCTCGATCCCTCAGTAACCAAAGCGGATAACCTCGTTGGCAACGCGGTCGGCAAGCCAGGGAAGCTTCCGCCGGTTCTAGATACCATACGCGTGGAGTACAGGCTCCTTGACAGGGTCGTTGGACTGAAGGAGGAGGTTAAAGTCGAACCCCTCAGGAAGGGTGAGATGCTCATGATAACCGTGGGGACAGCTATAACGTTGGGTGTGCTTCAATCCGTGACGAAGGACTACTTTGAAGCAAAGCTTCGGAGGCCCGTTGTAGCCTGGGATGGAGCTAGGGTAGCATTCAGTAGGAGGATCCATGGGAGATGGAGGCTGATAGGCTGGGGATTCGCCAGAGAGTAA
- a CDS encoding DUF359 domain-containing protein → MPEPAFILPADARRDFSRPRGLVYRGDLVELLEDAHEPLYCIGDVVSRYCAVTRKKHVVLVVDGKTRRMVEVRDVMYEGYTQIRISNPPGTVTLKSIQTICRLARNPGKWVINVDGEEDMLALPALACLQKEGTVVYGVPGIGATIINVTLPIGREAQARFLELKPSLI, encoded by the coding sequence TTGCCCGAACCCGCGTTTATACTGCCGGCTGACGCGAGGCGAGACTTCTCTAGGCCCAGGGGATTAGTATATAGGGGGGACCTGGTCGAGCTGCTTGAGGATGCCCACGAACCCTTATACTGTATCGGAGACGTTGTATCGCGTTACTGCGCTGTGACACGGAAAAAACACGTTGTGCTTGTAGTCGATGGAAAGACAAGGAGAATGGTGGAAGTACGTGACGTCATGTATGAGGGATATACGCAAATCCGTATATCGAATCCGCCGGGAACCGTCACCTTAAAGTCGATCCAAACCATATGTAGACTAGCCAGGAATCCCGGCAAGTGGGTAATCAATGTGGACGGAGAGGAGGATATGCTGGCGTTGCCCGCCCTCGCCTGTCTACAAAAGGAGGGCACAGTAGTCTATGGCGTTCCCGGCATAGGCGCCACCATAATAAACGTGACACTCCCCATCGGCCGCGAAGCCCAGGCTAGGTTCCTGGAGCTAAAGCCGAGCCTCATCTAA